The stretch of DNA CGACTCCCGTCGGTTGGGCGGCGCCTTCGTGCTGGACCAGCTCTGGGAGCGGTTGGGTATCGCTGCCGCGTTGCGATCGTCGGCCGAGGACCGCCGCATCGACGGGGACCTGGTCGAACGGATCTGCTTCGCGCTGGTGGCCCAGCGGTGTCTTGAGCCCGCCTCCAAGTTGGCCGCCGTCCGGTGGACCCAGGAGCGGGTGGCCCTCGTCGGTTGTCCGGACTTCGACGATCAGGCGGCTTATGCGGCTATGGACTTCCTCCTTGCTGCACTTCCCGAGATCGCCGAGCGGATCTTCTCGACGACGGCCAACCTGTTGAACCTGTCCTGCGACATCATCTTCGTCGACACCACCTCCACCTACTTCGAACGGGACGTGGCCGACGGCGAGGCCGACCTGGACCTGGCCCAGAGTGCAGAGGAGAAGGCCACGTCCAAGTCCAAGGGCATCGGTCCCGAGGATCCCGGTCCTGAAGAGCAAGCGGTCCGCCACTTCAACAAGCACAGCAAGGACCACCGGCCCGACCTCCCCCAGGTGGTCATCGGCATGGCCGTCACCGCCGAGGGCGTGCCGGTGCGGTGCTGGACGTTCCCCGGCAAGACCTCGGACCAGGTGATCATCCGCACCATCAAGGACGACCTGGCCGGATGGATGCTCAACCGGGTGGTGTGGGTGGCCGACCGGGGCTTCAACTCCGCCGCCAACCGGGTCTACCTCCAGAAGGGTGGGGGCCACTACATCGTGGCCGAGAAGCTGCGAAACGCCAGTGGCGAAGCGAAGGAAGCTCTCTCCCGTCCCGGCCGATTCCACACGGCCGCCGGCAACCTCCAGGTGAAGGAGGTTGTGGTGGGTGACGGTGAGCGTCGACAGCGCTTCGTGGTCTGCTTCAACCCCGAAGCGGCCGAACGCGACCAGCAGGTCCGGGCCAACCTCGTCACCTATCTGGAGTCACAGATCGCAGGCACCGATGAGTCGAGCAAGTCACGTCGTGACGAGCTGGCCGGCAGACTCAAGACCACACCGGCTCTCTGGCGTCTCGTCCGAAGACTCCAGGACGGACGGTTCCGCATCGACAAGGCGGCCATCGCACGCGAGGAGAAGCTCGATGGCAAGTGGCTGTTGCGCACCAGTGACGACAGCCTCACTCCCACCGACCTGGCCCTCGCCTACAAGCAGCTGCTCGAAGTCGAGCGCGGCTGGCGGGACATGAAGGGGTCGCTCGGACTGCGTCCGGTCTTCCATCACCGGG from Chloroflexota bacterium encodes:
- a CDS encoding IS1634 family transposase gives rise to the protein MYLRESSRRNKDGSKVTYLQLAHNERHPVTGSPVAKVIHNFGRKDKVDKVALARLVSSISRILDFPMTDSSVTSADIEIIDSRRLGGAFVLDQLWERLGIAAALRSSAEDRRIDGDLVERICFALVAQRCLEPASKLAAVRWTQERVALVGCPDFDDQAAYAAMDFLLAALPEIAERIFSTTANLLNLSCDIIFVDTTSTYFERDVADGEADLDLAQSAEEKATSKSKGIGPEDPGPEEQAVRHFNKHSKDHRPDLPQVVIGMAVTAEGVPVRCWTFPGKTSDQVIIRTIKDDLAGWMLNRVVWVADRGFNSAANRVYLQKGGGHYIVAEKLRNASGEAKEALSRPGRFHTAAGNLQVKEVVVGDGERRQRFVVCFNPEAAERDQQVRANLVTYLESQIAGTDESSKSRRDELAGRLKTTPALWRLVRRLQDGRFRIDKAAIAREEKLDGKWLLRTSDDSLTPTDLALAYKQLLEVERGWRDMKGSLGLRPVFHHREDRIRSHVQLCWLALLLIRVVENATGDTWRNVRHELDRMHLVTMETAEGRVAQRTATTTRQAEILARLDIPEPGRFLDFELPAASA